A window of Candidatus Omnitrophota bacterium genomic DNA:
TTTTTTGAGTTCGGCCGTGCCTGTGGTGAGGGCGAATCGTATAAAACCTTCGCCGTGAGAGCCGAAACCCAGACCGGGCGTCGCCACTATATTTTTGTCTTTGAGGAGATGCGCGGCGTATTCTATTGAAGAGCTGTAGCCCCGGGGAAGACGCGCCCATACATAAAACGCGGAATCCGCGTGTATGCCATCAAAACCTTTTTTCTTAAGGCCGGCGACAAACAAATTACGGCGCGCGGCAAACTGCTTACGCAAACTGTCCGTGTATTTCCATTCTTTATTCAGAGCGTGCGCACCGCCCTCCTGAATGGCGCCCCACACACCCGAATCTATGTTCGTCTTCAGCTTCAGAAGGCCGCCGACAAGATGCGCAGAACCGCAGGCCCAGCCCAACCTGAAACCCGTCATACAGAAGGTTTTGGAGAAAGAATGGAACTCCACCGCCACTTCTTTAGCGCCTTTTATCTGAAGCACACTCACCGGTTTTTTTTCAAAGAATATCTCCGAATAAGCGTTGTCATAGGCGAGGATTATGCCGTGTTTGGAGCAGAACCGCACCGCTTCCTCAAGAAAACTTTTCGGTGCCAGCGCCGTGGTCGGATTGTTGGGGTAATTGAGATACATTATTTTCGCCTTGTTCCTGACGGACACGGGGATTTTTTTCAGTTCCGGCAAAAAAGCGTTTTTCTCAAGTAGCGGCATCTCATGAACACGCGCACCCGCGAACAAAGCCGCGGCCCTGTATCCCGGATAACCCGGCGACGGTATTAAAACATAATCCCCCGCTCCGGCAAAAGCCAGAGGAAAGTGCACAAGGCCTTCCTTTGAACCTATCAGAGGGAGTATCTCACTGCCCGGATCAAGATTGACTGAAAAACGCTTCTTCATCCACTTCTGTATAGCCGCCCTCAGTGAAGCTTTGCCCGCGTCCAGAGCGTATTTCTGATTTGACTTGATGGCGGATGCCTCAAAAATCTTTTTCAAAACGGCCGTCGGGGCGGGAATATCCGGATCCCCTATACTGAGGTCTATGAAAGATATTTTTTTGTTTCTGAGTTCCCTCTTCGCCCTGTCTATCTCAGCGAAAAGATACGGCGGAAGTTTTTTCAGCCTGTCGGCCAGCTCAAAAGATCTGCTCACTCTCCCTCCCCTGACTCCGGCAGTTCACCCTTAAATATCACCGCCGCCGTGCCTTCCAGCCAGACATTTTTTATTATGCCGTTTTTTCTTTCAAAGTAAATACTCAGCGTCTCTCCGCTTTTGACCCTCACCTCTATCTTTCCCTTATTCTTTTTACCGCCCGTGTTAAAACGGTCGAGCGAGATAAGCGCCGAAGCGACCGAGCCTGTGCCGCAGGCGAGCGTCTCGTCTTCCACACCTCTCTCGTAGGTTCTTATCTTTATTCTGTTTCCGCCGAGATGCTCCATGAAATCAACATTCGTGCCCGCGGGCGCGAAATGCCTGTGATAGCGTATCGCGGGGGCGATTTTCACGATGTCGAGCTTATCAAGGCCTGTCACTGCCACGACAGCGTGAGGCACGCCAGTGTTTACAAAATCAAGCGCCAACTTCCGTCCGGCCACGGACAGGCTGATGCCCACTTCCATATCGACGGGAGGCGTCATCCTGAGCTTGATCCTGTTTTTTGCGCGCACAGCCTCTATCATCCCTGCCTTAGTCTCAAACTTCAGGGAGCTTTTCCCGCTTTTTTTGATGAAGAACCAGAGAGCCGAGCAGCGGGCGCCGTTGCCGCACATCTCGGCCTCACTCCCGTCGGAATTGAATATCCTCATCCTGAAATCAGCTTTACGGGACTTCTCTATGACGAGCAGACCGTCGGCGCCTATTCCGGTTTTTCTGGCGCAGTGCTTAACGGCGAATTTCCTCAGATAACTCTGCGGCAAGGCCGTCTTGAA
This region includes:
- a CDS encoding aminotransferase class I/II-fold pyridoxal phosphate-dependent enzyme, yielding MSRSFELADRLKKLPPYLFAEIDRAKRELRNKKISFIDLSIGDPDIPAPTAVLKKIFEASAIKSNQKYALDAGKASLRAAIQKWMKKRFSVNLDPGSEILPLIGSKEGLVHFPLAFAGAGDYVLIPSPGYPGYRAAALFAGARVHEMPLLEKNAFLPELKKIPVSVRNKAKIMYLNYPNNPTTALAPKSFLEEAVRFCSKHGIILAYDNAYSEIFFEKKPVSVLQIKGAKEVAVEFHSFSKTFCMTGFRLGWACGSAHLVGGLLKLKTNIDSGVWGAIQEGGAHALNKEWKYTDSLRKQFAARRNLFVAGLKKKGFDGIHADSAFYVWARLPRGYSSSIEYAAHLLKDKNIVATPGLGFGSHGEGFIRFALTTGTAELKKALQKL
- a CDS encoding diaminopimelate epimerase, which translates into the protein MRTFYKLSASGNDFILIDSFKTALPQSYLRKFAVKHCARKTGIGADGLLVIEKSRKADFRMRIFNSDGSEAEMCGNGARCSALWFFIKKSGKSSLKFETKAGMIEAVRAKNRIKLRMTPPVDMEVGISLSVAGRKLALDFVNTGVPHAVVAVTGLDKLDIVKIAPAIRYHRHFAPAGTNVDFMEHLGGNRIKIRTYERGVEDETLACGTGSVASALISLDRFNTGGKKNKGKIEVRVKSGETLSIYFERKNGIIKNVWLEGTAAVIFKGELPESGEGE